In the Burkholderia cenocepacia genome, one interval contains:
- a CDS encoding TonB-dependent siderophore receptor — protein sequence MPSRRTPCRARTLHPWRMPLPALLTLCVASGAHAAGAEPVAPAPAAASTTEHELPAISINASAAVDPTIGYQPRTTSIAGGDARALKEIPQSVAVVSSSVMQDQQARSLDDVLGNISGVTQTNTLGGTRDAFIKRGFGSNNDGSVLVDGVRTPVLHSYLATIDRVEVLKGPASLLYGMQDPGGVINLVTRKPEDTFGGSISASRTNHGGSNAQFDLTGPLGKPGQVAGGTLAFRLTGEYDTSRYWRSFGRERNALIAPALSWHDANTSIDVSYQYVDYTMPFDRGTVLVNGQLDEALRYRRYEEAWSQSSGIQETLRTRIEHRFSDAWRVRATYGWGRDRYDQYITRATAFNSRTGALTRSSDANLGRNDSDQIATLGLLGNVTLAGMQHAIYVGGEYERQRSFRGDTIRGKATTGFNLYDPVYGLLAPGGMPNAKQSDSRSVVHAYSTIVQDSVKITDRLTAVGGLRWENWQQESGMGRPFAFADRSRGSVWLPQFGLAYALTPALTAYANVSRSFKPNVASNVAAPLAPEYGRVLEAGLKFSLKPAITGTLAVYQIDKRNVAVTVGDITSTIGTARSRGIELDVAGQITRHLSVIGSYAYTNANDRDGNTPLVNVARHTGSLFAVYDTAIANLPGRWRFGGGARLVGARSGDTANSFTLPGYVSVDAFAAYETTIGKFPTRFQLNVKNLLDKTYYPSSNSNLIVAVGEPRLVTLTTTVSF from the coding sequence ATGCCATCCCGTCGAACGCCCTGCCGCGCCCGGACCTTGCATCCGTGGCGCATGCCCCTGCCTGCCCTGCTCACCCTGTGCGTCGCGAGCGGCGCGCACGCGGCCGGCGCCGAACCCGTGGCGCCCGCGCCCGCCGCTGCATCGACCACCGAACACGAACTCCCGGCCATCAGCATCAACGCCTCGGCCGCCGTCGATCCGACGATCGGCTATCAGCCGCGCACGACGAGCATCGCGGGCGGCGACGCCCGGGCGCTGAAGGAGATCCCGCAATCGGTCGCGGTGGTCAGCAGCAGCGTGATGCAGGACCAGCAGGCGCGCTCGCTCGACGACGTGCTCGGCAACATCAGCGGCGTCACGCAGACCAACACGCTCGGCGGCACGCGCGACGCGTTCATCAAGCGCGGCTTCGGATCGAACAACGACGGCTCGGTGCTGGTCGACGGCGTGCGCACGCCGGTGCTGCACAGCTATCTCGCGACGATCGATCGCGTCGAAGTGCTGAAGGGCCCCGCTTCGCTGCTGTACGGGATGCAGGACCCGGGCGGCGTGATCAACCTCGTCACGCGCAAGCCGGAAGACACGTTCGGCGGCTCGATCTCCGCGTCGCGCACGAACCACGGCGGCAGCAACGCACAGTTCGATCTCACGGGGCCGCTCGGCAAGCCCGGCCAGGTCGCGGGTGGCACGCTCGCCTTCCGGCTGACCGGCGAATACGACACGAGCCGCTACTGGCGCAGCTTCGGCCGCGAACGCAACGCGCTGATCGCGCCCGCGCTGTCGTGGCACGACGCGAACACGTCGATCGACGTCAGCTACCAGTACGTCGACTACACGATGCCGTTCGACCGCGGCACCGTGCTCGTGAACGGCCAGCTCGACGAGGCACTGCGCTATCGCCGCTACGAGGAAGCGTGGTCGCAAAGCAGCGGCATCCAGGAAACGCTGCGCACGCGCATCGAGCACCGCTTCTCCGATGCATGGCGCGTGCGCGCGACCTACGGCTGGGGCCGCGACCGCTACGACCAATACATCACCCGCGCCACCGCGTTCAACAGCAGAACCGGCGCGCTGACGCGCTCGTCCGACGCGAACCTCGGGCGCAACGATTCCGACCAGATCGCGACGCTCGGGCTGCTCGGCAACGTGACGCTCGCGGGCATGCAGCACGCGATCTACGTCGGCGGCGAATACGAGCGGCAGCGCAGCTTCCGCGGCGACACGATCCGCGGCAAGGCGACGACGGGCTTCAATCTCTACGATCCCGTGTACGGCCTGCTCGCGCCGGGCGGCATGCCCAACGCGAAGCAGAGCGATTCGCGCTCGGTCGTGCATGCGTATTCGACGATCGTGCAGGATTCGGTGAAGATCACCGACCGCCTCACCGCGGTGGGCGGGCTGCGCTGGGAAAACTGGCAGCAGGAATCGGGGATGGGCCGGCCGTTCGCGTTCGCCGACCGCTCGCGCGGCAGCGTCTGGCTGCCGCAGTTCGGGCTCGCGTATGCGCTCACGCCGGCGCTCACCGCCTATGCGAACGTGAGCCGCTCGTTCAAGCCGAACGTCGCGTCGAACGTCGCGGCGCCGCTCGCGCCGGAATACGGCCGCGTGCTCGAGGCCGGGCTGAAGTTCAGCTTGAAGCCCGCGATCACGGGCACGCTCGCCGTGTACCAGATCGACAAGCGCAACGTCGCGGTCACGGTCGGCGACATCACGTCGACGATCGGCACCGCGCGCTCGCGCGGGATCGAGCTCGACGTGGCCGGGCAGATCACGCGCCACCTGAGCGTGATCGGCAGCTATGCGTATACGAACGCGAACGATCGTGACGGCAACACGCCACTCGTCAACGTCGCGCGCCACACGGGCAGCCTGTTCGCGGTATACGACACGGCCATCGCCAACCTGCCCGGGCGCTGGCGCTTCGGCGGCGGCGCGCGTCTCGTCGGCGCCCGCTCCGGCGACACGGCGAACAGCTTCACGCTGCCCGGCTACGTGAGCGTCGACGCGTTCGCGGCGTACGAAACGACGATCGGCAAGTTTCCGACCCGCTTCCAGCTCAACGTGAAAAACCTGCTCGACAAGACCTACTATCCGTCGAGCAACAGCAACCTGATCGTCGCGGTCGGCGAGCCGCGGCTCGTCACGCTGACGACGACGGTATCGTTCTGA
- a CDS encoding porin, producing the protein MNKQLIAAPLLLSLAGVAAAQSSVTLYGIVDAGVTYRSNERVGSAGAYTGHSSVGLTTGNLSGSRWGIKGSEDLGGGMRALFVLENGFDITNGTSGQGGRQFGRQAFVGVGSDRYGTVTLGRQYTSLDDFVSPVGPSSFIGGFGAHPGDIDDLDQTARVDSSIKYTSANYSGFTFGALYGFGGQPGSMKQRNTWSVGAAYAAGPLRVGVGYERSDNSKKGATDPTAGKWQSTDDGLFNSSINEGYASAQSQQVIATGATYDFGPAVVGVNYSNVQYRGGAQSLFSGHATFNVAGVFTRWNVQPQTQLFAGYSYTRGSDVDGIDNRAQYHNVTLGAVYDLSKRTSVYLLGAYQHASGTTLDALGRPVDATASVSDKANGHSSDSRSQAIVSLGLRQKF; encoded by the coding sequence ATGAACAAGCAACTGATCGCAGCGCCGCTGCTGCTCTCGCTCGCGGGTGTCGCCGCCGCGCAAAGCTCCGTCACGCTGTACGGCATCGTCGATGCGGGCGTGACCTATCGCAGCAACGAACGGGTCGGCTCGGCCGGCGCGTACACCGGGCATTCGAGCGTCGGGCTCACGACCGGCAACCTGTCCGGCAGCCGCTGGGGCATCAAGGGTTCCGAGGATCTCGGCGGCGGGATGCGTGCGCTGTTCGTTCTCGAGAACGGCTTCGACATCACCAACGGCACGTCCGGCCAGGGCGGCCGCCAGTTCGGCCGGCAGGCGTTCGTCGGCGTCGGCAGCGACCGCTACGGCACGGTCACGCTCGGCCGCCAGTACACGTCGCTCGACGATTTCGTGAGCCCGGTCGGCCCGTCGTCGTTCATCGGCGGCTTCGGCGCGCACCCGGGCGACATCGACGATCTCGACCAGACCGCGCGCGTCGACAGCTCGATCAAGTACACGAGCGCGAACTACTCGGGCTTCACGTTCGGCGCGCTGTACGGCTTCGGCGGCCAGCCGGGCAGCATGAAGCAGCGCAACACGTGGAGCGTCGGCGCCGCATACGCGGCCGGCCCGCTGCGTGTGGGCGTCGGCTACGAGCGCTCGGACAACAGCAAGAAGGGCGCGACCGACCCGACGGCGGGCAAGTGGCAGAGCACCGACGACGGGTTGTTCAATTCGTCGATCAACGAAGGCTATGCGAGCGCGCAGTCGCAGCAGGTGATTGCGACCGGCGCGACGTACGACTTCGGCCCGGCCGTCGTCGGCGTGAACTACAGCAACGTGCAGTACCGCGGCGGCGCGCAGTCGCTGTTCAGCGGCCATGCGACGTTCAACGTCGCGGGCGTGTTCACGCGCTGGAACGTGCAGCCGCAGACGCAGCTGTTCGCCGGCTACAGCTACACGCGCGGCAGCGACGTCGACGGTATCGACAACCGCGCGCAGTATCACAACGTCACGCTCGGCGCGGTCTACGACCTGTCGAAGCGCACCAGCGTGTACCTGCTCGGCGCGTACCAGCATGCGTCCGGCACGACGCTCGACGCGCTCGGCCGGCCGGTGGACGCGACCGCGTCGGTGTCCGACAAGGCGAACGGCCATTCGTCCGATTCGCGGTCGCAGGCGATCGTGAGCCTCGGGCTGCGCCAGAAGTTCTGA
- a CDS encoding LysE family translocator — protein sequence MHETTLLIFAAVAFVGIATPGPTVLLALTNGSRYGVRRAAYGFAGAMLSDFVLIVAVTLGLGALLMASAFWFSVVKWLGAAYLAYVGIRLLTSKGALDVAVAQRGTASGRNASIFAKSFLTAVTNPKGYLFFSAFLPQFLDPLAPLAPQYVALAVTFALLDGAVMFGYALLGARAVRLLKRSGALWLERTCGAMLLALAGSLALYRRHAA from the coding sequence ATGCATGAAACGACCCTGCTGATCTTCGCCGCCGTCGCGTTCGTCGGCATCGCGACACCCGGCCCGACCGTGCTGCTCGCGCTGACCAACGGCTCGCGCTACGGCGTGCGCCGCGCGGCCTACGGTTTCGCGGGCGCGATGCTGTCCGACTTCGTGCTGATCGTCGCGGTCACGCTCGGCCTCGGCGCGCTGCTGATGGCGTCGGCGTTCTGGTTCTCGGTCGTGAAGTGGCTCGGCGCCGCGTACCTCGCGTATGTCGGCATCCGGCTGCTGACGTCGAAAGGGGCGCTCGACGTAGCGGTCGCGCAGCGCGGCACGGCCTCCGGACGCAACGCATCGATCTTCGCGAAAAGCTTCCTGACCGCGGTGACGAATCCGAAGGGCTATCTGTTCTTCTCCGCGTTCCTGCCGCAGTTCCTCGATCCGCTGGCGCCGCTCGCGCCGCAGTACGTCGCGCTCGCGGTCACGTTCGCGCTGCTCGACGGCGCGGTGATGTTCGGCTACGCGCTGCTCGGCGCACGCGCGGTGCGGCTGCTGAAGCGCTCGGGCGCGCTGTGGCTCGAACGCACATGCGGCGCGATGCTGCTCGCGCTCGCCGGTTCGCTGGCGCTGTACCGGCGCCATGCCGCGTAG
- a CDS encoding GNAT family N-acetyltransferase, translated as MKIATPPRAGFPGLSLRQLERADLDAWYAYLSNPDVFRHTSWNLRSPDDLLPMFDNIESTDPDSIRRLAIVDTASGALAGTIGLHTVSTVNRSAEIAYDLAPSHWGRGIASAVCDAVTAWAFTHGGFMRMQAVVLTSNAGSARVLQKCGYRYEGLLRAYKMVRGTPGDFAMYARLATD; from the coding sequence ATGAAAATCGCCACACCGCCCCGCGCCGGTTTCCCCGGCCTGTCGCTCAGGCAACTCGAACGCGCGGATCTCGACGCGTGGTACGCGTACCTGTCGAACCCCGACGTTTTCCGTCACACGAGCTGGAACCTGCGCTCGCCCGACGATCTGCTGCCGATGTTCGACAACATCGAATCGACCGATCCGGATTCGATCCGGCGTCTCGCGATCGTCGACACCGCGTCGGGCGCGCTCGCCGGGACGATCGGGCTGCATACGGTGTCCACCGTCAACCGCTCGGCGGAGATCGCGTACGACCTCGCGCCGTCGCACTGGGGGCGCGGCATCGCGAGCGCGGTGTGCGACGCCGTCACCGCGTGGGCGTTCACGCACGGCGGCTTCATGCGCATGCAGGCGGTCGTGCTGACCAGCAACGCCGGCTCCGCGCGCGTGCTGCAAAAGTGCGGCTACCGCTACGAGGGGTTGCTGCGCGCCTACAAGATGGTGCGCGGCACGCCGGGCGATTTCGCGATGTACGCACGCCTCGCGACCGACTGA
- a CDS encoding metallophosphoesterase family protein, giving the protein MKIAALSDIHGNLAALDAVLDDVRRRGADVIVNLGDIVSGALHPAETADRLIALDLPTIKGNHERQLLTLDRDAMRLSDRWAHDTLRADHRAWIAALPERLTLDGDVLMVHGTPASDLVYFLETVTPDGCRAATPDEVAQRAGDTAASLILCGHTHVPRTAKLDDGRLIVNPGSVGLQAYADDLPHPHRIETGSPHARYAMVSRTAAGWSVEFHAVEYDWHTAAAIAASRGRDDWTIALRTGRC; this is encoded by the coding sequence ATGAAAATCGCCGCGCTCTCCGACATCCACGGCAACCTCGCCGCGCTCGACGCGGTGCTCGACGATGTCCGCCGCCGCGGCGCCGACGTGATCGTCAATCTCGGCGACATCGTGTCCGGCGCACTCCATCCGGCCGAAACGGCCGACCGCCTGATCGCGCTCGACCTGCCGACCATCAAGGGCAATCACGAGCGGCAACTGCTGACGCTCGATCGCGACGCGATGCGGCTGTCCGATCGCTGGGCGCACGACACGCTGCGCGCCGACCATCGCGCCTGGATCGCCGCGCTGCCCGAACGCCTGACGCTCGACGGCGACGTGCTGATGGTGCACGGCACGCCCGCCAGCGATCTCGTCTATTTCCTCGAAACGGTCACGCCCGACGGCTGCCGCGCGGCCACGCCCGATGAAGTCGCGCAGCGCGCGGGCGACACGGCGGCCTCGCTGATCCTGTGCGGCCACACGCACGTGCCACGTACCGCGAAGCTCGACGACGGCCGGCTGATCGTCAATCCGGGCAGCGTCGGGTTGCAGGCGTATGCGGACGACCTGCCGCATCCGCACCGAATCGAGACGGGCTCGCCGCACGCCCGCTACGCGATGGTGTCGCGCACCGCCGCCGGCTGGAGCGTCGAATTCCATGCGGTCGAATACGACTGGCATACGGCCGCCGCCATCGCGGCGTCGCGCGGCCGCGACGACTGGACCATCGCGCTGCGCACGGGCCGCTGCTGA
- a CDS encoding alpha/beta fold hydrolase, whose product MPVPSQLLFLPGASGSTAFWQPLAGMLTHPAERRIVAYPGFGDTPRDPAVDDFDGLVRHVLAIVDRPTAVIAQSMGGVIAMRAALDKPGLVTHLVLTVTSGGLDMAGLGAQDWRAGFAEANPRLPDWFMTFRADLSQDIGRIAQPTLLLWGDDDPISPVAAGRRLLERLPDARLHVVPGGRHDLAAVHAQALAPLVDAHLQRV is encoded by the coding sequence ATGCCCGTTCCGTCGCAACTACTCTTCCTGCCCGGCGCATCGGGCAGCACCGCGTTCTGGCAACCGCTGGCCGGCATGCTCACGCATCCGGCCGAGCGGCGAATCGTCGCCTACCCGGGCTTCGGCGACACGCCGCGCGATCCGGCCGTCGACGATTTCGACGGTCTCGTGCGTCATGTACTGGCAATCGTCGACCGGCCGACCGCCGTGATCGCGCAATCGATGGGCGGCGTGATCGCGATGCGCGCGGCGCTCGACAAGCCGGGTCTCGTCACGCATCTCGTGCTGACGGTCACGTCCGGCGGCCTCGACATGGCCGGGCTCGGCGCGCAGGACTGGCGCGCCGGTTTCGCCGAAGCGAACCCGCGGTTGCCGGACTGGTTCATGACGTTTCGTGCGGACCTGTCGCAGGACATCGGCCGTATCGCGCAGCCGACGCTGCTGCTGTGGGGCGACGACGATCCGATCAGCCCCGTGGCGGCCGGCCGGCGCCTGCTCGAACGGCTGCCCGATGCGCGGTTGCACGTCGTGCCGGGTGGCCGGCACGATCTCGCGGCCGTGCATGCGCAAGCGCTCGCGCCGCTCGTCGACGCGCATCTGCAACGCGTGTGA
- a CDS encoding ATP-binding protein: protein MSARAPWHWPRSLFARLALILCVGLALAQTLSFWLTVTERDQATTNLMMGYIEREVASSVALLDHLPPAERTAWLPRLARRSYAFILGPGQTGTPPEARLSARVERSISDGIGGDYPLTANSIPGDREHLQVHLRLTDGSPLTIDIHPMSTVPLSGWLPAVLVVQLAVLAACCWLAVRLATRPLKQLAQAADALGPDLKGERLNEDGPSEVARAARAFNAMQDRIAQYMAERMQILASISHDLQTPITRMRLRVDVMDDDTQGAKLRQDLLEMEHLVKEGVAYARTLHGTEEAARRIDLDALLDSIVYDYTDAGQDVALHSRAPLALVTRPKALRRIVGNLVDNALKFAGAAEIDVQAAPDGGAVIAVLDRGPGIPDDQLDAVFEPFRRVETSRNRETGGTGLGLAIAKQLALAMGGTLTLNNRPDGGGLEARLTLRNAG from the coding sequence ATGAGCGCGCGCGCGCCGTGGCACTGGCCGCGTTCGCTGTTCGCGCGGCTCGCGCTGATCCTGTGCGTGGGCCTCGCGCTCGCGCAGACGCTGTCGTTCTGGCTCACCGTGACCGAGCGCGACCAGGCGACCACGAACCTGATGATGGGCTACATCGAGCGCGAGGTCGCCAGCTCGGTCGCGTTGCTCGACCATCTGCCGCCCGCCGAGCGCACCGCATGGCTGCCGCGTCTCGCGAGGCGCAGCTATGCGTTCATCCTCGGGCCGGGCCAAACCGGCACGCCGCCGGAAGCGCGGCTGTCGGCGCGCGTCGAGCGCTCGATTTCGGACGGCATCGGCGGCGACTATCCGCTGACCGCGAATTCGATCCCCGGCGACCGCGAACATCTGCAGGTGCATCTGCGGCTGACCGACGGGTCGCCGCTGACGATCGACATCCATCCGATGTCGACGGTGCCGCTGTCGGGCTGGCTGCCGGCCGTGCTCGTGGTGCAGCTCGCGGTGCTGGCCGCGTGCTGCTGGCTCGCGGTGCGGCTCGCGACGCGGCCGCTCAAGCAGCTCGCGCAGGCGGCCGACGCGCTCGGCCCCGACCTGAAGGGCGAGCGGCTGAACGAAGACGGGCCGTCGGAAGTCGCGCGCGCCGCGCGGGCCTTCAACGCGATGCAGGACCGTATCGCGCAGTACATGGCCGAGCGCATGCAGATTCTCGCGTCGATCTCGCACGATCTGCAGACGCCGATCACGCGGATGCGGCTGCGCGTCGACGTGATGGACGACGACACGCAGGGCGCGAAGCTGCGCCAGGACCTGCTCGAGATGGAGCATCTGGTGAAGGAGGGCGTCGCGTATGCGCGCACGCTGCACGGCACCGAGGAAGCCGCGCGTCGCATCGATCTCGATGCGCTGCTCGACAGCATCGTGTACGACTACACGGATGCGGGGCAGGACGTCGCGCTGCACAGCCGCGCGCCGCTCGCGCTCGTCACGCGGCCGAAGGCGCTGCGCCGCATCGTCGGCAACCTCGTCGACAACGCGCTGAAGTTCGCGGGTGCGGCCGAGATCGACGTGCAGGCGGCGCCGGACGGCGGCGCGGTGATCGCGGTGCTCGACCGCGGGCCCGGCATTCCGGACGATCAGCTCGACGCGGTGTTCGAGCCGTTCCGGCGCGTGGAGACGTCGCGCAATCGCGAGACGGGCGGCACGGGGCTCGGGCTTGCGATCGCGAAGCAGCTCGCGCTCGCGATGGGCGGCACGCTCACGCTGAACAACCGGCCCGACGGCGGCGGCCTCGAAGCGAGGCTGACGCTGAGGAACGCGGGATGA
- a CDS encoding response regulator, which yields MDKIDHVLIVDDDRAIRELIADYLEKNGMRVSLAANGREMRNALDDGAPDLIVLDLMLPGEDGLTLCRDLRAGKFRTVPVLMLTARGEETDRIIGLEMGADDYLAKPFAVRELLARIRSVLRRARMLPPGMQVTETAALLAFGEWQLDTTGRHLLDTEGTLVALSGAEYRLLRVFLDNPQRVLTRDQLLNLTQGRQSDPFDRSIDLLVSRLRQRLRDGAREPRYIKTLRNEGYVFSSAVTAVDGTP from the coding sequence ATGGACAAGATCGACCACGTGCTGATCGTCGACGACGATCGCGCGATTCGCGAACTGATCGCGGACTACCTGGAGAAGAACGGCATGCGCGTGTCGCTGGCCGCGAACGGCCGCGAGATGCGCAACGCGCTGGATGACGGCGCGCCCGACCTGATCGTCCTCGACCTGATGCTGCCCGGCGAGGACGGCCTGACGCTGTGCCGCGACCTGCGCGCCGGCAAGTTCCGCACGGTGCCGGTGCTGATGCTGACCGCGCGCGGCGAGGAAACCGATCGCATCATCGGCCTCGAGATGGGCGCCGACGACTACCTGGCCAAGCCGTTCGCGGTGCGCGAGCTGCTCGCGCGAATCCGCTCGGTGCTGCGCCGCGCGCGCATGCTGCCGCCCGGCATGCAGGTGACGGAAACGGCCGCGCTGCTTGCGTTCGGCGAATGGCAGCTCGACACGACCGGGCGCCATCTGCTGGACACCGAAGGCACGCTGGTCGCGCTGAGCGGCGCCGAATACCGGCTGCTGCGCGTGTTCCTCGACAACCCGCAGCGCGTGCTGACGCGCGACCAGTTGCTCAACCTCACGCAAGGGCGCCAGTCCGACCCGTTCGACCGCTCGATCGACCTGCTCGTGAGCCGGCTGCGCCAGCGCCTGCGCGACGGCGCGCGCGAGCCGCGCTACATCAAGACGCTGCGCAACGAGGGCTACGTGTTCTCGTCGGCCGTGACCGCCGTCGACGGTACGCCATGA
- a CDS encoding thioredoxin family protein → MLPRLKTAALVIALAATAGLAAFAGTRDDAGVQASPAGMAAPAFTGIDRWHNSAPLTLDQLRGKVVLVDFWTYSCINCIHTIPYVNDWYRKYRDQGLVVVGVHTPEYPFERDAKNVADAIRRFDIRYPVAQDNRYDTWRAYGNQYWPALYLIDANGKIVYTRYGEGGYDKTEAAIRGALAQAGEEAKGSTRTQ, encoded by the coding sequence ATGCTGCCCCGCCTCAAGACCGCCGCCCTCGTCATCGCCCTCGCCGCCACGGCCGGGCTCGCCGCCTTCGCCGGCACCCGCGACGACGCGGGCGTGCAGGCATCGCCGGCCGGCATGGCGGCGCCCGCTTTCACCGGCATCGACCGCTGGCACAACAGCGCGCCGCTGACGCTCGACCAGTTGCGCGGCAAGGTCGTGCTCGTCGATTTCTGGACGTACTCGTGCATCAACTGCATTCATACGATTCCGTACGTGAACGACTGGTATCGGAAATATCGCGACCAGGGGCTCGTCGTGGTCGGCGTGCATACACCGGAATATCCGTTCGAACGCGACGCGAAGAACGTGGCCGATGCGATCAGGCGCTTCGATATCCGCTATCCGGTCGCGCAGGACAACCGCTACGACACGTGGCGCGCGTACGGCAACCAGTACTGGCCCGCGCTGTACCTGATCGATGCGAACGGCAAGATCGTCTATACGCGGTATGGCGAAGGCGGGTACGACAAGACGGAGGCGGCGATTCGGGGGGCGCTCGCGCAGGCGGGGGAAGAGGCGAAGGGCTCGACGCGCACGCAGTGA